In Paenibacillus larvae subsp. larvae, the following proteins share a genomic window:
- a CDS encoding AAA family ATPase, which yields MNAVLKQLPSLIRASLDGDKRTVELSVLSIIRKIKKENPLLSSELAEIITTYNAGAPLTRSMGIEPPPVDKDSFMSLVKISDYSTFDQTVILNEQIDKSIRRFLKERELMTKLIANGIKPPNSILFYGPPGVGKTLLTKYVAHCLSLPLITLDLSSAISSYLGKTGQNLKKILDYGKNSPSILLLDEFDAVAKRRDDPSDLGELKRIVNVLLKELEEWPAHSIIVGATNHPEFLDKAIWRRFDLKIEIPFPNEEQRFQLWKFYLNKEIVEIEDSLIRAVAKVIQQISPSDIKQICDHVLRQVIVEESDPIKSLITRLKETHSGDNSSFNKVMTTALKETYGGKLSQAKIATLLGISPSTVNHHLKKSIKK from the coding sequence ATGAATGCTGTTTTGAAGCAATTACCATCCCTTATTAGAGCTTCACTTGACGGTGATAAAAGAACTGTTGAATTGTCGGTTCTGTCGATCATTAGGAAGATAAAAAAAGAAAATCCACTTTTATCTTCAGAGCTGGCTGAAATTATTACAACTTATAATGCTGGAGCTCCTTTAACAAGATCAATGGGTATTGAGCCTCCTCCTGTCGATAAGGATTCTTTTATGTCTTTAGTAAAGATAAGTGACTACTCAACTTTTGATCAAACTGTTATTTTAAACGAACAGATTGATAAGTCCATTCGACGTTTTTTAAAAGAAAGAGAGCTTATGACAAAGCTAATAGCTAATGGTATTAAACCACCAAATAGTATACTGTTTTACGGGCCACCTGGAGTTGGAAAAACTTTATTGACTAAATATGTAGCACATTGTCTGTCTTTACCTTTAATTACTTTAGATTTATCATCGGCAATCTCGAGTTATTTGGGCAAAACAGGTCAAAATTTAAAAAAAATTCTAGATTACGGGAAAAATAGTCCATCTATTCTTCTCCTTGATGAATTTGATGCTGTTGCAAAAAGAAGAGATGATCCTTCTGATTTAGGGGAGTTGAAAAGAATTGTTAATGTTCTGTTGAAGGAGTTGGAGGAGTGGCCGGCACATTCCATCATTGTTGGTGCAACGAATCATCCGGAGTTCCTAGATAAAGCTATTTGGAGACGGTTTGACTTGAAAATAGAAATACCATTTCCGAATGAGGAGCAAAGGTTTCAACTATGGAAGTTTTATCTTAATAAAGAAATTGTTGAAATCGAAGATTCACTTATAAGAGCTGTTGCAAAAGTTATTCAACAAATTAGCCCTTCAGATATTAAACAAATTTGCGACCATGTGTTGCGTCAAGTTATTGTGGAAGAATCTGATCCTATAAAGTCACTCATAACACGACTTAAAGAAACACATAGTGGAGATAATTCAAGTTTTAATAAAGTTATGACAACTGCGCTCAAAGAAACATACGGGGGTAAGTTGTCCCAAGCCAAAATAGCAACTTTGTTAGGAATCAGTCCATCTACGGTCAATCATCATTTGAAGAAGTCGATTAAAAAATAA
- a CDS encoding BhlA/UviB family holin-like peptide, whose translation MEDQIFNTALNTGIFGVLFIWLLFTTMKKNEVREKEYQKTISENQEVIREQAKSFSLLSSDIAEIKGILKGKPGEGEAQ comes from the coding sequence ATGGAAGACCAAATCTTTAATACAGCGCTAAATACCGGGATATTTGGCGTTTTGTTTATCTGGCTGCTGTTTACAACGATGAAGAAAAATGAAGTGCGGGAGAAGGAGTATCAAAAGACCATTAGCGAGAACCAGGAAGTTATCCGAGAGCAAGCAAAGTCTTTTAGCCTTCTTTCAAGTGATATTGCCGAGATTAAAGGGATTCTAAAAGGAAAACCTGGGGAAGGAGAAGCCCAATGA
- a CDS encoding Kelch repeat-containing protein, which yields MSYVPKLNWKLDDTVTEKDFNRIEGGIKETLDKYKDVETTISELFTSVSNGKEQVAKAITDQGVPAVKEDPFKDLAAKIRSIDNGNIPIYVQPTEPTNKTGFWIQDEQNEIEHVVYTDVFSESGEWTTGKDMPTARSGLTSSVVGDKVYVIGGHDGLNSLSKLEIYDTTTNTWTSGKDMPTGRDDLTSSAVGNKIYVIGGYNGDNLSKLEIYDTTTNTWAAGTNMPTARKKLTSGVIGDRIYVIGGNYDNDHNKLEIYDTTTNTWTKGANMPTGRYALTSGVVGNRIYAIGGHNRGGGNPNKLEIYDVTTNTWTKGKDMPTGRTYLTSSAVGNKIYVIGGSIVHKELEIYDTTTNTWTKGANMPTGRGSLTSSAVGGRIYTIGGWGGNSYLSKLEIYSITPERYPSNSLVFKNGTAKDVNIPNKTKLGIKYSQRIQFNSAYYFNKLAELVYKPIYFGNGQTWTRILN from the coding sequence TTGTCATATGTACCTAAATTAAATTGGAAACTGGATGATACAGTGACTGAGAAGGATTTTAACCGGATTGAAGGCGGGATCAAAGAAACGTTAGATAAGTACAAAGATGTTGAAACTACGATTAGCGAGCTTTTTACCTCTGTCAGTAATGGGAAAGAACAAGTTGCTAAGGCCATTACTGACCAAGGAGTGCCCGCGGTAAAAGAAGACCCATTTAAAGACTTAGCAGCGAAAATTAGAAGCATTGATAACGGCAATATCCCTATATATGTACAACCTACAGAGCCGACAAACAAAACGGGGTTTTGGATACAGGATGAGCAAAATGAAATTGAACATGTTGTGTATACAGATGTTTTTTCTGAATCTGGTGAATGGACAACGGGGAAAGACATGCCAACGGCGAGAAGTGGTCTAACATCAAGCGTAGTAGGAGATAAAGTCTATGTCATAGGCGGGCATGATGGTCTTAACAGTCTAAGCAAACTAGAGATTTACGACACAACCACAAATACATGGACATCAGGCAAAGACATGCCGACGGGAAGGGATGATCTAACCTCAAGTGCTGTAGGGAATAAGATTTACGTTATAGGTGGGTATAATGGTGATAATCTAAGCAAACTAGAAATCTATGACACAACTACAAACACATGGGCAGCAGGCACAAACATGCCAACAGCAAGGAAAAAATTAACCTCAGGAGTAATAGGGGATAGAATCTATGTAATAGGTGGAAATTATGATAACGACCACAACAAACTAGAGATTTACGACACAACCACAAATACATGGACAAAGGGCGCAAACATGCCAACTGGAAGGTATGCTCTAACGTCAGGTGTGGTAGGGAATAGAATTTATGCAATAGGCGGCCATAATAGGGGTGGAGGTAATCCTAACAAACTAGAAATTTACGACGTAACCACAAACACATGGACAAAGGGCAAAGACATGCCAACGGGGAGGACTTATCTAACCTCAAGTGCGGTAGGAAATAAAATCTATGTAATAGGTGGATCTATTGTTCACAAAGAATTAGAGATTTACGACACAACCACAAATACATGGACAAAGGGCGCAAACATGCCAACTGGAAGGGGTTCTCTAACCTCAAGCGCAGTGGGGGGTAGAATCTATACAATAGGTGGTTGGGGTGGTAATAGTTATCTAAGCAAACTAGAGATCTATAGTATTACACCAGAACGGTATCCTTCTAACTCCTTGGTATTTAAAAACGGGACAGCAAAGGATGTAAATATCCCTAATAAAACAAAATTAGGCATTAAGTACAGCCAACGGATACAATTTAATTCTGCCTATTACTTTAACAAGTTGGCGGAATTGGTCTATAAGCCCATTTATTTTGGCAATGGTCAAACGTGGACAAGAATTCTGAACTAG
- a CDS encoding putative phage tail protein codes for MSKLIDMLPAYYREIKEFQELMKTMDEEARLFQIEIERLLNNQFVLRSDEVATKRRENELSIQADPQEESLDFRRKRIVNRYSTKPPFTIRYLQERLDFLLGKGRATASVDPQKFILKVNTKINDAAVFREVEHTIHTIKPANLVYNQETSLQDGIGIGEHIYKSTLTRKTKLGSWKLGRVPFAERGKEELVK; via the coding sequence TTGTCTAAACTCATCGATATGCTGCCGGCTTACTACCGAGAGATCAAGGAATTCCAAGAGCTTATGAAAACGATGGACGAAGAGGCTAGGTTGTTTCAAATTGAAATCGAGAGGCTATTAAACAATCAATTTGTCCTCCGTTCAGACGAAGTGGCCACTAAACGCCGGGAAAATGAGCTCAGTATCCAAGCAGATCCACAGGAAGAAAGTCTAGACTTCCGGCGGAAGCGTATCGTTAACCGGTATTCGACTAAGCCTCCTTTTACCATCCGGTATTTGCAGGAAAGACTTGATTTTCTGCTTGGTAAAGGTCGAGCAACAGCCAGCGTGGACCCTCAAAAGTTTATTTTAAAGGTCAATACTAAAATCAATGATGCTGCGGTATTTCGGGAAGTGGAACACACCATCCATACCATTAAGCCGGCTAACCTAGTCTACAACCAAGAAACCTCCCTGCAGGACGGCATAGGGATTGGGGAGCATATTTACAAGTCTACCTTGACCCGTAAGACAAAACTTGGATCATGGAAACTTGGCCGGGTTCCATTCGCAGAGAGAGGCAAGGAGGAACTGGTGAAATGA
- a CDS encoding baseplate J/gp47 family protein, translated as MYEEQTFEAIMKRMLDRVSGDVDKREGSVIYDALAPIAFSLAEAYADLDINWKLSSASTASGEYLEWNTSDFGVTREPATKAKRKGVFEDTNSHPKDIPVGSRFSIEKVTYKAIKKLAIGEYVLESEVPGEIGNKHFGKLLPIDFIEGLASAELTDIIVPGEDEEDDESLRKRYFDQLNEKPFGGNIPDYQRKLKSINGVGGVKIFPSWKGGGTVKCTIIASDFNPPSPQLVEDIQTEIDPVENAGKGIGWAPIGHAVTIAPVHPVTVEVSTTLVLNRGVTVGQIREELDNVISEYLLALRKGWEIEDKLIVRVSQLEARILTVSGVADIAGTQLNGAAGNLELGSEEVPLFGGVQIV; from the coding sequence TTGTATGAGGAACAAACCTTTGAAGCGATCATGAAGAGAATGCTGGACAGGGTTTCGGGTGACGTAGATAAACGGGAAGGCAGCGTGATTTATGATGCCCTGGCCCCTATTGCTTTTTCATTAGCTGAAGCTTACGCAGATTTGGATATAAACTGGAAGCTATCTTCAGCCAGTACAGCCTCCGGAGAGTATTTGGAATGGAACACCTCAGACTTTGGGGTTACGCGGGAGCCGGCTACAAAAGCAAAAAGGAAAGGTGTCTTTGAAGATACAAACAGTCATCCTAAAGACATACCCGTAGGCAGCCGTTTTAGTATTGAAAAGGTGACCTATAAGGCGATAAAGAAACTAGCTATAGGCGAATACGTCTTAGAGTCGGAAGTACCTGGAGAGATAGGAAATAAGCATTTTGGCAAGCTGTTGCCGATTGATTTTATCGAGGGTTTGGCAAGCGCAGAATTAACTGACATTATCGTCCCCGGAGAAGATGAAGAGGATGATGAAAGTCTAAGGAAAAGGTATTTCGACCAGCTCAATGAAAAGCCGTTTGGCGGAAATATCCCCGATTATCAACGGAAGTTAAAATCTATAAACGGGGTTGGGGGAGTAAAGATATTTCCGTCCTGGAAAGGTGGCGGTACGGTCAAGTGTACGATTATCGCGAGTGATTTTAATCCGCCTTCCCCCCAACTGGTGGAGGATATTCAGACGGAGATTGACCCGGTGGAGAATGCCGGAAAGGGCATCGGCTGGGCTCCCATTGGACATGCCGTAACCATTGCTCCGGTTCACCCCGTTACAGTCGAGGTGAGTACGACTCTGGTATTGAACCGGGGAGTTACCGTGGGACAAATCCGGGAGGAATTGGACAACGTAATATCCGAGTATTTGCTTGCTTTGCGGAAAGGCTGGGAAATTGAGGACAAGCTTATTGTCCGGGTGAGCCAGCTGGAGGCGCGTATCCTGACCGTAAGCGGCGTAGCAGACATAGCGGGAACACAGCTAAACGGAGCTGCCGGCAATCTGGAACTTGGCAGCGAGGAAGTCCCTTTATTTGGGGGTGTTCAGATTGTCTAA